One genomic region from Chelmon rostratus isolate fCheRos1 chromosome 11, fCheRos1.pri, whole genome shotgun sequence encodes:
- the LOC121614146 gene encoding neuropeptide Y receptor type 4-2-like encodes MSLSGNTSQSSPSTTALPLSFDSSTSPHSPPWEEGRTSRESVQEWPENETQLLSDLAVLRHYEQCTMSPVLTACLVVWYSITMVLGLLGNIGLICIITRRREKVNVTGIFICNLSFSDILVCVFCLPFTVIYTLMDHWVFGSLLCRLVPFIQCVSVTVSVLSLVFIALERHQLIINPSGWKPSVPQAYIALILIWILACFTSSPFLAFQLLTNEPYANVMPVLPQSPLHHQASPQAYQNTSPPQPVSFAYKNSSALPNSYRSLFSYIPASPHMEACLEQWPSQQHRLAYTTWLLLFQYCGPLLLVLLCYVRVFVRLRHRKDMLNRARTPESQRMTHSRRINIMLVALITAFALCWLPLTTFNVVSDWNQEALPICHHNLLFSLCHLLAMSSTCINPIIYGFLNSNFRQEVREVLLHCRCSPLEEECERFPMSTVHMEVSRTSMPLNCRSNSV; translated from the coding sequence ATGTCCTTGAGTGGCAACACGAGCCAGTCTTCTCCGTCAACaacagctctgcctctgtccttCGACAGCTCCACCTCTCCACATTCTCCGCCGTGGGAGGAGGGTAGAACCAGTCGTGAGTCTGTGCAGGAGTGGCCGGAGAATGAGACCCAGCTCCTCTCAGACCTCGCTGTTCTCAGGCATTACGAGCAGTGCACTATGTCTCCTGTCCTCACAGCTTGTCTAGTTGTGTGGTACAGCATTACAATGGTGCTGGGGCTGCTGGGGAACATCGGCCTCATCTGCATCATCACCCGTCGACGAGAAAAAGTCAATGTCACCGGCATTTTCATCTGCAACCTGTCATTCTCTGACATTCTGGTGTGTGTCTTCTGCCTCCCTTTCACTGTCATATACACATTAATGGACCATTGGGTGTTTGGGTCGCTGTTGTGCCGGTTGGTGCCATTCAtccagtgtgtgtctgtgactgtgtctgtgctgtctcTGGTGTTCATCGCTCTGGAAAGACATCAGCTCATCATTAACCCCTCTGGGTGGAAACCAAGCGTTCCTCAGGCCTACATTGCACTTATTCTCATTTGGATTCTGGCCTGCTTCACCTCCTCACCTTTTTTGGCCTTTCAGCTCCTCACAAATGAGCCCTATGCCAATGTAATGCCAGTCCTGCCCCAGTCTCCACTCCATCACCAAGCCTCTCCTCAGGCTTATCAGAATACATCTCCACCTCAACCAGTTTCCTTCGCATACAAAAACTCATCTGCGCTTCCAAATTCATACCGCTCTCTCTTTTCCTACATCCCTGCCTCTCCACACATGGAGGCCTGTCTGGAGCAGTGGCCATCCCAGCAGCACAGGCTCGCTTACACCACGTGGCTCCTGCTGTTCCAGTACTGTGGTCCACTATTGTTGGTCCTGCTCTGTTACGTTCGAGTTTTTGTGCGGCTCCGCCACCGCAAAGACATGCTCAACCGCGCCAGGACTCCAGAGAGCCAGCGCATGACCCACAGCCGCCGGATCAACATTATGCTGGTTGCCCTCATTACAGCCTTTGCTCTTTGCTGGTTGCCTCTCACCACCTTCAATGTGGTATCAGACTGGAACCAGGAGGCTCTTCCCATCTGCCACCACAACCTGCTGTTCTCCctctgccacctgctggccatGTCCTCCACCTGCATCAACCCCATCATCTACGGCTTCCTCAACTCCAACTTTCGGCAGGAGGTGAGAGAGGTGCTCCTGCACTGCCGCTGCAGCCCACTCGAAGAAGAGTGTGAGCGCTTTCCCATGTCCACCGTGCACATGGAGGTGTCCCGCACCTCTATGCCTCTAAACTGCAGGAGCAACTCTGTTTGA
- the LOC121613967 gene encoding sphingomyelin synthase-related protein 1-like — protein sequence MAPSEDSVSAWSCKRVAQWLQEEGFGEYVELLCTQHRLDGLSLLALTEADLRGPPLGLTVLGDIKRLTIALRRIQRQNQAQLEVLGLRPTDSLPAGLSSGTAGVEWSCDGADRRYNGGERSCNGTELRLRNGDRSGYGSGAVLCHIHSNGRCRQHLAGRLDPEVWKTVLSSLYVFFVFGFTSFVMVIVHERVPDMRTYPPLPDIFLDSVPRIPWAFAMAEACGVILCYMFLLILLLHKHRSILFRRLCSLMGTVFLLRCCTMFVTSLSVPGQHLKCASKTYGDTLGKIQRALAIWSGFGMTLTGVQTCGDYMFSGHTVVITMLNFFVTEYTPRSWNLIHTISWVLNLFGIFFILAAHEHYSIDVFIAFYITTRLFLYYHTLANTRAYQHSRRARIWFPMFSFFECNVNGPVPNQYHWPFNKPAFMKTLIG from the exons ATGGCACCGTCAGAGGACAGTGTGAGTGCCTGGAGCTGTAAGCGGGTGGCCCAGTGGCTGCAGGAAGAAGGTTTCGGGGAGTATGTGGAGTTATTGTGCACCCAGCACCGGCTGGACGGCCTCAGCCTGTTGGCTCTCACTGAGGCCGACCTGCGCGGGCCTCCGCTGGGCCTCACCGTGCTTGGAGACATCAAGAGGCTGACCATAGCCCTCCGCCGGATCCAGAGACAGAACCAGGCCCAGCTGGAGGTGCTGGGTCTCCGGCCTACAGACAGTCTCCCTGCTGGGCTCTCGTCTGGCACCGCAGGGGTCGAGTGGAGCTGCGATGGAGCCGACAGGAGGTATAACGGAGGTGAGCGCTCATGTAACGGGACTGAACTGCGGCTGAGGAACGGTGATAGATCTGGCTACGGTTCAGGAGCGGTGCTGTGTCATATACACTCCAACGGGAGGTGTAGGCAGCATCTGGCTGGTAGATTGGACCCAGAGGTTTGGAAGACAGTCCTCAGTTCCTTGTatgtcttttttgtgtttggatttaCATCTTTTGTCATGGTCATCGTACACGAGCGTGTCCCAGACATGAGGACATACCCACCACTGCCTGACATATTTCTGGACAG TGTTCCTAGAATCCCTTGGGCTTTTGCAATGGCTGAAGCCTGTGGTGTCATCCTGTGTTACATGTTCCTGTTGATCCTGCTCCTTCACAAACACAG GTCCATTCTCTTCAGACGGCTGTGTTCTTTGATGGGAACTGTGTTTTTGCTTCGTTGTTGCACCATGTTTGTCACCTCGCTCTCTGTGCCTGGGCAGCACCTGAAATGTGCCAGTAAG ACATATGGTGATACCTTGGGAAAGATACAGAGGGCGCTAGCGATCTGGAGTGGATTTGGAATGACTCTGACAGGCGTTCAAACGTGTGGAGACTACATGTTCAGTGGACATACTGTTGTCATCACAATGCTCAACTTTTTTGTGACTGaat ACACTCCACGATCCTGGAATCTGATTCACACCATCTCCTGGGTGTTGAACCTGTTTGGGATTTTCTTCATTCTGGCAGCTCACGAGCACTACTCCATCGACGTGTTCATCGCCTTCTACATCACCACCCGCCTCTTCCTCTACTACCACACCTTGGCCAACACCCGGGCCTACCAGCACAGCCGAAGGGCCCGCATTTGGTTCCCCATGTTCTCCTTCTTTGAGTGCAATGTAAATGGTCCTGTCCCCAACCAGTATCACTGGCCCTTCAACAAACCTGCCTTTATGAAAACTCTGATTGGCTAG